A stretch of Paracoccus sp. MA DNA encodes these proteins:
- a CDS encoding AzlD domain-containing protein, protein MTGYSNATIWLIILVLALGTYGLRWSFLGVLGGRPMPLWAQRLLRYTAVGVLPAIVAPLVVWPAATHGAPDPARMIAAVVAVAVGVATRNVLAAILSGMATLYTALYLIT, encoded by the coding sequence GTGACCGGCTACAGCAATGCCACCATCTGGCTGATCATCCTTGTCCTGGCGCTGGGGACCTATGGCTTGCGCTGGTCCTTCCTGGGCGTGCTCGGCGGCCGGCCGATGCCGCTCTGGGCGCAGCGGTTGCTGCGCTATACCGCTGTCGGGGTGCTGCCGGCCATCGTGGCGCCGCTGGTGGTCTGGCCGGCGGCGACGCATGGCGCGCCCGATCCGGCGCGGATGATCGCGGCGGTCGTCGCCGTGGCGGTGGGGGTCGCGACGCGCAACGTGCTGGCGGCCATCCTGTCGGGGATGGCCACGCTTTACACGGCGCTTTATCTCATCACGTGA